One segment of Pleuronectes platessa chromosome 21, fPlePla1.1, whole genome shotgun sequence DNA contains the following:
- the ube2ib gene encoding SUMO-conjugating enzyme UBC9-A: MSGIALSRLAQERKAWRKDHPFGFVAVPTKNPDGTMNLMNWECAIPGKKGTPWEGGLFKLRMLFKDDYPSSPPKCKFEPPLFHPNVYPSGTVCLSILEEDKDWRPAITIKQILLGIQELLNEPNIQDPAQAEAYTIYCQNRVEYEKRVRAQAKKFSPS; this comes from the exons ATGTCAGGCATTGCATTGAGCCGGCTTGCCCAGGAGCGCAAGGCATGGCGGAAGGACCATCCTTTT GGATTTGTTGCTGTACCAACAAAAAATCCAGATGGAACCATGAATCTCATGAATTGGGAATGTGCTATTCCTGGCAAGAAGGGG acTCCGTGGGAAGGAGGCCTGTTCAAACTGCGCATGTTGTTCAAGGATGACTATCCTTCTTCACCGCCGAAAT GTAAATTTGAGCCTCCGCTCTTCCATCCAAATGTGTATCCATCAGGCACAGTATGCCTATCTATTCTAGAGGAGGACAAAGACTGGAGACCGGCCATCACAATAAAGCAG ATCTTATTAGGTATCCAGGAACTCCTAAATGAGCCAAATATCCAGGATCCAGCTCAAGCAGAGGCTTACACAATCTACTG CCAAAACAGAGTAGAATATGAAAAAAGAGTCCGAGCACAAGCCAAAAAGTTCTCCCCATCGTAA
- the LOC128426774 gene encoding interleukin-21 receptor isoform X1 produces the protein MDRSSTLRLRMIRLNVVLLLSASIICLHGNPISDDHDLHCVNDYLFTVNCTMSLRPSEDTSGSDSSYWLNFTETFEPRMFQCMLTNTDRDYFCSVKTYDMTPDDDSPETFSDTDTFKISLCRNHTDGSEMCEELDGEYTPQTNIKPNAPCCLTLSRNSSQYHFTWSSTYEEYEPYMALVQDFKYQLHYFRRGVEHDDNEVISHDIYTERTNYSVDDDVFMLNAEYTASVRSSPNLVFYQGQWSDWSAEVHWRTGSAITELPRNTFFTRLGMKVFLTLCVLVPLILLVCYAPVKRWRQRAFIPSPAPYFHTLYSDCQGDFKRWVITQEGTADTPKAEASLQMDTLTQCAEVPEDELHPHLPHRLMEGSVYSNLINPECDTSCLGVPYAVNTMGPLSAPGSLTLCYQSGSPAEGDSGCWLCSDSSLQKDSLWYFSKYCTLDSLTQSNPLTAEHDGHLSTKCSSQRIISMEATGETQ, from the exons ATGGATCGGAGCTCGACATTGAGACTGAGGATGATTCGGCTGAACGTGGTTCTGCTCCTGTCCGCCAGCATCATCTGTCTGCATGGGAATCCTATCTCAG ACGACCACGATCTTCACTGTGTGAATGATTACTTGTTCACGGTCAACTGCACCATGAGCCTCAGACCATCAGAAGACACATCCGGCAGCGACAGCTCCTACTGGCTCAATTTCACAGAAACATTTGAACC gaggatgtttcagtGCATGctgacaaacaccgacagggattatttctgctctgttaaaacCTACGATATGACGCCTGACGACGATTCTCCAGAGACGTTCTCAGACACAGATACTTTTAAAATCTCACTCTGTCGCAACCACACTGATGGATCTGAAATGTGCGAGGAGCTGGATGGCGAATACACACCTCAAACCAACA TTAAACCAAACGCACCGTGCTGCCTCACGCTCAGCCGGAACTCAAGTCAATACCACTTCACCTGGAGCAGCACCTATGAGGAATATGAGCCTTACATGGCTTTGGTCCAAGACTTCAAGTATCAGCTTCATTATTTCAGAAGAGGAGTCGAACACGACGACAATGAG GTGATCTCTCATGATATCTACACAGAAAGAACAAACTATTCTGTGGACGATGACGTGTTCATGCTGAACGCAGAGTACACTGCCAGTGTACGGTCCAGTCCCAACCTGGTTTTTTACCAGGGACAGTGGAGCGACTGGTCCGCTGAGGTTCATTGGAGGACGGGGTCGGCCATCACTG AACTTcccagaaacacattttttacgAGGCTGGGGATGAAGGTGTTCCTCACCTTATGTGTGCTGGTGCCACTCATCCTCCTTGTGTGCTATGCTCCTGTAAAGAG GTGGAGGCAGAGGGCCTTCATCCCAAGTCCAGCTCCCTATTTCCACACCCTGTACTCCGACTGTCAAGGAGATTTTAAG AGATGGGTGATCACACAAGAAGGCACAGCAGACACGCCGAAAGCAGAGGCCTCGCTCCAAATGGACACCCTGACCCAGTGTGCAGAGGTCCCAGAGGACGAGCTCCACCCCCACCTTCCCCACCGGCTGATGGAAGGCAGCGTGTACAGTAACCTAATCAACCCAGAGTGTGATACCTCTTGCCTGGGCGTCCCGTATGCTGTGAACACCATGGGGCCACTGTCAGCTCCAGGGAGTCTGACCCTTTGTTATCAGTCTGGCAGCCCAGCTGAGGGGGACTCAGGGTGCTGGCTCTGCAGCGACTCCTCCCTGCAGAAGGACTCTCTTTGGTACTTTAGTAAATACTGCACCCTGGACAGCCTCACGCAGTCTAATCCACTCACAGCAGAGCATGATGGCCACTTGTCAACAAAATGTTCCTCACAGCGGATCATCAGCATGGAGGCCACTGGGGAAACACAGTGA
- the LOC128426774 gene encoding interleukin-21 receptor isoform X2: MFQCMLTNTDRDYFCSVKTYDMTPDDDSPETFSDTDTFKISLCRNHTDGSEMCEELDGEYTPQTNIKPNAPCCLTLSRNSSQYHFTWSSTYEEYEPYMALVQDFKYQLHYFRRGVEHDDNEVISHDIYTERTNYSVDDDVFMLNAEYTASVRSSPNLVFYQGQWSDWSAEVHWRTGSAITELPRNTFFTRLGMKVFLTLCVLVPLILLVCYAPVKRWRQRAFIPSPAPYFHTLYSDCQGDFKRWVITQEGTADTPKAEASLQMDTLTQCAEVPEDELHPHLPHRLMEGSVYSNLINPECDTSCLGVPYAVNTMGPLSAPGSLTLCYQSGSPAEGDSGCWLCSDSSLQKDSLWYFSKYCTLDSLTQSNPLTAEHDGHLSTKCSSQRIISMEATGETQ; this comes from the exons atgtttcagtGCATGctgacaaacaccgacagggattatttctgctctgttaaaacCTACGATATGACGCCTGACGACGATTCTCCAGAGACGTTCTCAGACACAGATACTTTTAAAATCTCACTCTGTCGCAACCACACTGATGGATCTGAAATGTGCGAGGAGCTGGATGGCGAATACACACCTCAAACCAACA TTAAACCAAACGCACCGTGCTGCCTCACGCTCAGCCGGAACTCAAGTCAATACCACTTCACCTGGAGCAGCACCTATGAGGAATATGAGCCTTACATGGCTTTGGTCCAAGACTTCAAGTATCAGCTTCATTATTTCAGAAGAGGAGTCGAACACGACGACAATGAG GTGATCTCTCATGATATCTACACAGAAAGAACAAACTATTCTGTGGACGATGACGTGTTCATGCTGAACGCAGAGTACACTGCCAGTGTACGGTCCAGTCCCAACCTGGTTTTTTACCAGGGACAGTGGAGCGACTGGTCCGCTGAGGTTCATTGGAGGACGGGGTCGGCCATCACTG AACTTcccagaaacacattttttacgAGGCTGGGGATGAAGGTGTTCCTCACCTTATGTGTGCTGGTGCCACTCATCCTCCTTGTGTGCTATGCTCCTGTAAAGAG GTGGAGGCAGAGGGCCTTCATCCCAAGTCCAGCTCCCTATTTCCACACCCTGTACTCCGACTGTCAAGGAGATTTTAAG AGATGGGTGATCACACAAGAAGGCACAGCAGACACGCCGAAAGCAGAGGCCTCGCTCCAAATGGACACCCTGACCCAGTGTGCAGAGGTCCCAGAGGACGAGCTCCACCCCCACCTTCCCCACCGGCTGATGGAAGGCAGCGTGTACAGTAACCTAATCAACCCAGAGTGTGATACCTCTTGCCTGGGCGTCCCGTATGCTGTGAACACCATGGGGCCACTGTCAGCTCCAGGGAGTCTGACCCTTTGTTATCAGTCTGGCAGCCCAGCTGAGGGGGACTCAGGGTGCTGGCTCTGCAGCGACTCCTCCCTGCAGAAGGACTCTCTTTGGTACTTTAGTAAATACTGCACCCTGGACAGCCTCACGCAGTCTAATCCACTCACAGCAGAGCATGATGGCCACTTGTCAACAAAATGTTCCTCACAGCGGATCATCAGCATGGAGGCCACTGGGGAAACACAGTGA